The Desulfobacter hydrogenophilus region TGCAAGCTTCTTGAAATTTCTTACAATGGGTGCCGTAGGCGTCCAGCAGGTTGTAAAGCAACTCAGAGACCTTGGCTTTCAACCAATAGAATTAGAAAGATATTGTGCTTCAAATAAAATCTGGACAACAAAAGTAAAAAGATTGCGTCTTCCTGATCTCCTCTGTATAAAAACCGGTCTTCGTATTGAAGCTAAAGGAAAATCAGATCTCACAGTTAAAATGAGCCACGCTGAACATAATCCTGATAGATCATGGGATGCAGGATTAAATCCGCAAGACCTGATTGCTTTTATCAAATGCTACACTGAAGATACAATTTGCGCCGCAGAATCAGCACTATTTTTTGAAGTTGGAGATCTTAAAGCTAATATCCATTCCGCAAAGTTAGGACCTCCAAAATCTGCGTCAGAAGGAGCAGAAAGAGATTTGACATGGCCTTGCATTGTGGCAAAAAAAGATGGTGAAGTCCTTGATGTAGACCAAATAAATGGAAAAATAAAGACAAAACCTGATGAAGGGAGAAAGTACACCTATACTCTTCGTGGAAAAACGCCGTATGTTGCAGCCGGTGACAGATATAAAGCCTTTGAATCTATCCTTGCCGGTACTTTATCAGGGCCGGTTGATGTAAGACAAAGACTCAATGATACATGGGACCCATTTGATCTTCTAAATTCAGAGATTGACATTGATCGGTATGCTGCTACTAAAGCTATTCCTTTCTTGGAGATAAATCCTGCAAATGATGCTGTAAATATTTTAGAGGGGCTTTTAGATAATGAATTAGATGAACGTGTTGCGCTTGAGATGGCCTCCTCTCTTGCCAGGCTTAATTCACAGAAGGGATTCGATTTCATTTGTAACAAAATTGAGAATCCTACTGAAGCCTATATACCAATGGAAGCAACCTTCATATTAACTGAAATTGCTAACAATCCAAGCATCCAAACAATGGAATCTCTTGCTGGCAATCAAGATTTTGTGGGGAACGAAATTCGACAAGCTGCGGTATGGGGATTGGGTAAAGCAGGAGCAAAAGCCTACAATAAACTTATTCAATTCATTGATGATGAAGAAGATGAAGTAGCTCTCCATGCTATTGCAGCCTTTGGAAACGATACTGATAATGCTACCATTGACAACCTCATAGAATTATTGGTCTCAGGAAGTCCAAGACAAAAAGCTGCCGTTTGCAAATCACTCTCCATGATTCAATCCGACTATGTTATAAATCAACTCAAACAAGCCGCTGAAAACTCACCAGGACAAAAGAGTTGGATTATTGCATCATTGGGTCAACAGACCCCTGAAAACGTAAGATTGGCATTGGGAAACAGCTCACTGCTTGAACAAACTCAGCCTTTGTTTCATATGTCAAAATATGAAAACTGGCTTGCCACAACAGAGAAGGATATAGACCTTAAATTCCTTGTAGCGCAAAGCATATTTTAATCTACCAATTAAAAAGCCCTGCTGAAATAGGCCGGCCTGGCAGGGCATAATTTTTTATTGCGACGCTGGGGTTTAATGAAGCATAGTGAGCTTTATGTCTATCATTCAAGCCAAAAGCCTTTATTGAAAGGGGTATTGACTACTTCTGTTATTGACCATATCAGATTCAAATCTTATTAACGTATAAAAGTGAGCCCAGCCTGAATTATTCCAAACCGCTACAATTACAGAAACACTTAAATCTGGCTCAGTATCAGATAAATTCGGCCAGAAACATTTAATCCTGGCCCAAAATTCTTATTAGATCAGGCCAGGGCGATTATGAAATCAGGCCGCTACAGCTACAGATAAGAGGCTTAAACAATGACAAAAGTTTAGCGTTCATATTCTTCGCAAAAAAAACGTTTAAAATTCTTATTAAATTTATTCCAACTATAATTATATTGCTTTTGTTCGCGAATATAAATTCTCCATGCTTCTTTTTCTTTTGCGGATTTCAGTTTTTTCACTGGTTCAAATTTGTAGGGATTTTCAATTGTATAGCCGCCTTTGGATAATTCAAATTCTCCTAAAATTTTTAACCTTCCATCATTGCCCCATCGCAAGCTTTCAGGCTTTCGTCTATAAGAGCGTGCATCAAACGACAAAATACCCTTAACTCGTCCTGTTCCGTGATGTGCCAGACGGCAAAGGGACAAGTTGCGCAAATTGTTTTTGGAGAGCGGCCCAGGTCGCCTAAAACCGGACTGCTTGTCTGTGTTTCGGTGTTTTCCTGTGCTTCTATCACCGGGCTGTCTTGTGTTGTTTCCATTTTTC contains the following coding sequences:
- a CDS encoding HEAT repeat domain-containing protein, with the translated sequence MGFKADASFLKFLTMGAVGVQQVVKQLRDLGFQPIELERYCASNKIWTTKVKRLRLPDLLCIKTGLRIEAKGKSDLTVKMSHAEHNPDRSWDAGLNPQDLIAFIKCYTEDTICAAESALFFEVGDLKANIHSAKLGPPKSASEGAERDLTWPCIVAKKDGEVLDVDQINGKIKTKPDEGRKYTYTLRGKTPYVAAGDRYKAFESILAGTLSGPVDVRQRLNDTWDPFDLLNSEIDIDRYAATKAIPFLEINPANDAVNILEGLLDNELDERVALEMASSLARLNSQKGFDFICNKIENPTEAYIPMEATFILTEIANNPSIQTMESLAGNQDFVGNEIRQAAVWGLGKAGAKAYNKLIQFIDDEEDEVALHAIAAFGNDTDNATIDNLIELLVSGSPRQKAAVCKSLSMIQSDYVINQLKQAAENSPGQKSWIIASLGQQTPENVRLALGNSSLLEQTQPLFHMSKYENWLATTEKDIDLKFLVAQSIF